A genomic region of Paenibacillus sp. PL2-23 contains the following coding sequences:
- a CDS encoding S-layer homology domain-containing protein, producing MPVQSGWKKIMAGSIALSLTTGAGTALLSSPAAIYAEQLQSTSPFTDVMPGHWAEKHIAKLYLQQIINGYSNSANGTVTFKPESSVSQQEAVLMALRFAGMDGQADNDAIIVFDSSFKVGDWAKAYIELAFTEGLLEREEEYALAAADSSVEWGNKPATREWVTKLIVRAIGQQAAAIQLQNSESPFEDGKDIDARYKGYVNAAYQLKLVKGITETTFGPDKPVTRASLATLLSRAQSSFPVAYEGQTTGVVSKLTESSITLYRDGKETTYTIGADTAYFHFNSEKPITKEGLLEYGDATLISVDGKVLYIEVQGDVQHTKTIEGTYARYNNEEKTIYMWVNNNPVPIPYAEGLLIEDEEGKSLSILDLKADAKLSVVQDNFREQPIAIRIVASTTAAATQIAGSFQSATAGIVTIRTADGSLVSKDVAPGAVIEVKGLDQPGFEDLLKNEDAVELSLNADDQVTKVKVTNREVHVLVGARITQYDAKYKYMTVVDSNSKPLSLLLTDKTEYELSGTDIDLTTAATLISQNFYSTVRYTGNQIVSVNFSNTLTGSVTGIDTKLKTITVMANSTSVTLPYTVTTIEFAGRPLANHLDIDPGDTVTLNLNPAKLEAMAIRMHVVTPYTVLSVDTAAKKVKVKSSTNLTQEISLTGADILLADGTAGTLSSLKAGASIEVSFVGSSAVKVQLQKAS from the coding sequence ATGCCCGTTCAATCAGGTTGGAAAAAAATAATGGCCGGCTCCATCGCGTTGTCGCTTACGACAGGCGCTGGAACGGCCCTTCTGTCTTCCCCCGCGGCGATCTATGCCGAGCAGCTGCAGTCTACCTCTCCCTTTACGGATGTGATGCCTGGCCATTGGGCGGAGAAGCATATTGCAAAGCTTTATTTGCAGCAAATTATTAACGGCTATTCAAACTCGGCGAACGGGACGGTTACCTTCAAGCCGGAGAGCAGCGTCTCCCAGCAGGAAGCCGTGCTGATGGCTCTCCGCTTTGCGGGAATGGATGGACAGGCGGACAACGACGCTATAATCGTATTTGATTCCTCCTTCAAGGTGGGGGATTGGGCAAAGGCTTACATCGAGCTGGCTTTCACGGAAGGCCTGCTGGAGCGTGAGGAGGAATACGCGCTTGCTGCTGCTGATTCAAGCGTGGAGTGGGGCAATAAGCCCGCCACCAGAGAGTGGGTAACCAAGCTGATCGTAAGAGCGATTGGGCAGCAGGCGGCTGCTATCCAGCTGCAAAATTCCGAATCCCCCTTCGAGGACGGGAAGGACATAGATGCCAGGTATAAGGGCTATGTCAACGCGGCGTACCAGCTGAAGCTGGTCAAGGGTATTACCGAGACGACATTCGGGCCCGACAAGCCTGTCACACGCGCCAGTCTCGCCACATTGCTGAGCAGGGCGCAGAGCAGCTTCCCGGTCGCCTATGAGGGCCAGACGACGGGCGTTGTGTCCAAGCTGACGGAGTCGTCCATTACGCTTTATCGAGACGGCAAGGAGACGACCTACACGATCGGAGCGGATACCGCGTACTTCCATTTCAATTCCGAGAAGCCTATCACCAAGGAAGGGCTGCTGGAATACGGCGACGCCACTCTTATTTCAGTAGACGGCAAAGTGCTTTATATCGAGGTTCAGGGCGATGTTCAGCACACCAAGACGATTGAGGGTACATACGCAAGGTATAACAATGAGGAAAAAACAATTTATATGTGGGTTAACAACAATCCTGTTCCCATCCCGTATGCGGAGGGGCTTCTGATCGAGGATGAAGAGGGGAAATCGCTGTCCATTCTGGATCTGAAAGCGGACGCCAAGCTATCGGTTGTGCAGGACAACTTCCGTGAGCAGCCAATCGCGATTCGGATTGTCGCCAGCACAACAGCTGCGGCTACGCAAATAGCGGGCAGCTTCCAATCCGCAACGGCTGGCATCGTGACGATTCGTACGGCGGACGGCAGTCTTGTCTCCAAGGATGTGGCGCCTGGCGCGGTCATTGAGGTGAAGGGGCTTGACCAGCCTGGCTTTGAGGATTTGCTCAAAAATGAAGACGCGGTAGAGCTTTCGTTGAATGCGGATGACCAAGTGACGAAGGTCAAGGTAACCAACCGTGAGGTACATGTGCTGGTAGGCGCACGTATTACCCAATACGACGCCAAATATAAATATATGACGGTTGTGGATTCTAATAGTAAGCCGCTTTCCCTCTTGCTGACGGATAAAACCGAATACGAGCTTTCCGGCACGGACATCGATTTGACGACGGCTGCTACTTTGATCAGCCAAAACTTCTATTCGACGGTTCGTTATACGGGCAATCAGATCGTTTCGGTTAATTTCAGCAACACGCTGACAGGCAGCGTGACGGGTATTGACACCAAGCTGAAGACGATCACAGTTATGGCTAATAGCACCTCTGTGACGCTTCCTTATACGGTGACCACTATTGAATTTGCCGGACGTCCGCTCGCCAATCATCTGGACATTGATCCCGGGGATACGGTTACGCTCAACCTGAACCCGGCGAAGCTTGAGGCTATGGCTATTCGTATGCACGTTGTCACTCCGTATACGGTGTTGTCCGTTGACACGGCTGCCAAGAAGGTGAAGGTGAAGTCGTCTACCAACTTGACGCAGGAGATCTCATTGACCGGCGCTGACATCCTTCTGGCTGACGGCACCGCCGGCACCCTCTCTTCCTTAAAGGCTGGCGCATCCATCGAGGTGTCATTTGTAGGCTCTTCGGCTGTCAAGGTGCAGCTTCAGAAAGCTTCCTAG
- a CDS encoding GerMN domain-containing protein: MSLTKSSLLLATMLIAASMAGCGVQQSGSNDKLGSGAAATPSPSPSPDGAGQASSEPAPTQTSEESADTIDIRVYGTDAALEQLKERPASIPNGSEEEQATAALAELMKETDDGVISLWKDIELLSVNLADGIVSMDIAIPDSSRVGAPAELLMVESMASTLYQLPFVQGFDILVEGQAVESMMGHVELEHPFMKE; the protein is encoded by the coding sequence ATGAGCCTGACCAAATCAAGCCTCTTACTTGCTACGATGTTAATTGCCGCGTCTATGGCGGGCTGCGGCGTTCAGCAATCCGGGTCAAATGATAAGCTGGGATCGGGCGCGGCCGCGACACCGTCGCCATCCCCGTCCCCGGATGGAGCTGGGCAAGCCTCCAGCGAGCCAGCGCCAACGCAAACCTCCGAGGAGTCTGCGGATACGATTGATATTCGCGTATACGGCACGGATGCTGCGCTGGAGCAGCTGAAGGAACGACCGGCTTCGATCCCGAACGGCTCCGAGGAGGAGCAGGCGACGGCGGCGCTAGCGGAGCTCATGAAGGAAACGGATGACGGCGTTATATCGCTATGGAAGGACATTGAGCTATTGTCGGTGAACCTGGCGGATGGCATTGTGAGCATGGATATCGCCATTCCGGACAGCAGCAGAGTCGGCGCGCCAGCGGAGCTATTAATGGTGGAATCCATGGCAAGCACGCTGTATCAGCTTCCATTTGTTCAGGGCTTCGATATTCTGGTAGAAGGACAAGCCGTGGAGAGCATGATGGGACACGTCGAGCTGGAGCACCCTTTCATGAAAGAATAA
- a CDS encoding N-acetylmuramoyl-L-alanine amidase: MKKFVSIMVVMSLLFTMFAAVGHAAEPPPSPKLFLNQKQLISDVPPKIENGSTYVPLAILSEGLGYEVEWEQAKKKVTVKNEGTIIELVIGEAQIKVNDVIMETTVAPKLVNWRTMVPVRLVGELLGVSFEWKDVEREVHMFTANDTGTETEQPEQPSESETDGSEQAEGLGYITGITMNDESVLTVTHQGVKPPGKPIMLDNPKRLVFDFQNTVFNPAAKGETLVAVDNSTLLTGYKYAQFNANPFVARLVILVGEDTGYVLTETEGAFQFALMPASEVPAEPEPEKPVQPATPEDEVYDIVIDAGHGAKDPGAFSKTMNRWEKEFNLTAALLLKAELEKNKRVRVHLTRADDTFLELTERIQFAENAKADLFISIHANAFDKTTVNGSETYYYRDNSKAFADHLHKYMLEGMGLNNRGVKKAAYKVVKETTMPAVLLEAGYLSNASDAKVLFNAASQQKLAAKLAEGILTYLKLK; this comes from the coding sequence ATGAAGAAGTTTGTATCCATTATGGTAGTGATGTCGTTGTTGTTCACCATGTTCGCCGCAGTCGGACATGCAGCCGAGCCACCGCCTTCGCCGAAGCTGTTCCTGAACCAGAAGCAGCTCATTTCGGACGTGCCGCCGAAGATTGAAAACGGTTCAACCTATGTGCCGTTAGCGATTTTATCCGAGGGGCTTGGCTACGAGGTGGAATGGGAGCAGGCCAAGAAGAAAGTAACCGTCAAAAATGAAGGCACAATCATTGAGCTGGTTATCGGTGAAGCGCAAATCAAGGTTAATGACGTCATAATGGAGACAACAGTAGCGCCGAAGCTGGTGAATTGGAGAACGATGGTGCCTGTGCGTCTTGTTGGAGAGCTGCTGGGCGTATCGTTCGAATGGAAGGACGTCGAGCGTGAGGTTCACATGTTCACCGCCAACGACACCGGGACCGAAACGGAGCAGCCGGAGCAGCCATCCGAATCGGAGACGGACGGCTCGGAGCAAGCTGAGGGGCTGGGGTACATAACGGGAATCACAATGAATGACGAATCCGTGCTGACCGTAACGCATCAAGGGGTGAAGCCTCCGGGCAAGCCGATTATGCTGGACAATCCCAAGCGGCTGGTGTTCGACTTCCAGAACACCGTGTTTAATCCCGCCGCCAAAGGCGAGACCCTTGTGGCCGTAGACAACAGCACGCTGCTGACAGGCTACAAGTATGCTCAGTTTAATGCCAATCCCTTTGTAGCAAGACTTGTTATTCTTGTCGGCGAGGATACCGGATATGTATTGACGGAGACCGAAGGCGCGTTCCAGTTCGCCTTGATGCCGGCAAGCGAGGTGCCTGCTGAGCCAGAGCCCGAGAAGCCCGTGCAGCCTGCAACGCCTGAGGATGAGGTGTATGACATCGTCATCGACGCCGGTCACGGCGCCAAGGATCCAGGCGCTTTCAGCAAAACGATGAATCGCTGGGAGAAGGAATTCAACTTAACCGCCGCGCTTCTGCTGAAGGCGGAGCTGGAGAAGAACAAGCGTGTTCGCGTCCATCTGACGCGCGCGGATGACACCTTCCTGGAGCTGACGGAGCGCATTCAATTCGCCGAAAACGCGAAAGCCGATCTTTTTATATCTATACACGCCAATGCCTTTGACAAAACAACCGTCAACGGCTCCGAGACGTATTATTACCGGGACAACAGCAAAGCGTTCGCCGATCATCTGCACAAATATATGCTGGAAGGCATGGGATTAAATAATCGCGGCGTGAAAAAAGCGGCTTACAAGGTCGTCAAGGAAACGACCATGCCGGCTGTTCTTCTTGAAGCGGGATATTTGTCCAACGCTTCCGACGCCAAAGTGCTGTTCAACGCCGCGTCTCAGCAGAAGCTGGCGGCCAAGCTGGCGGAAGGCATTCTAACCTATCTCAAATTGAAGTAG
- the nth gene encoding endonuclease III, which produces MNAKEKMRHILDTIAQMYPDAHCELHHDNPFELTIAVLLSAQCTDETVNKVTAELFRKYKSPQDYLAVPLEELEQDIRRIGLFRSKASNIQKLCRILLEKYEGEVPASHEGLTELPGVGRKTANVVMSNAFGVPAIAVDTHVERVSKRLGVAKPEDNVLTVEQKLMKLVPRAEWTITHHRLIFFGRYHCKAQNPQCPVCPLLDLCKEGKARMKPGVKTQNKTRTKKIANEG; this is translated from the coding sequence ATGAATGCGAAGGAGAAAATGCGTCATATATTGGATACGATAGCCCAGATGTACCCGGATGCGCATTGCGAGCTTCACCATGACAATCCGTTCGAGCTGACCATTGCGGTTTTGCTATCGGCTCAATGCACCGACGAGACGGTCAATAAGGTAACGGCGGAGCTTTTCCGGAAGTATAAGTCGCCTCAGGATTATTTGGCCGTGCCGCTGGAGGAGCTGGAGCAGGATATACGCCGCATCGGTCTGTTCCGCAGCAAGGCATCGAACATTCAGAAGCTGTGCCGTATTCTGCTGGAGAAGTATGAGGGCGAGGTTCCAGCGTCTCATGAGGGGCTGACGGAGCTTCCCGGCGTGGGCCGCAAGACGGCCAATGTGGTCATGTCCAATGCGTTCGGGGTACCGGCAATCGCCGTGGACACGCATGTTGAACGCGTCTCCAAACGGCTTGGCGTGGCGAAGCCGGAGGATAACGTTCTGACGGTGGAGCAGAAGCTGATGAAGCTGGTTCCAAGAGCAGAGTGGACGATTACGCATCACCGCCTCATTTTTTTTGGAAGATATCACTGCAAGGCTCAGAACCCGCAGTGCCCCGTATGTCCATTGCTGGACCTGTGCAAGGAAGGCAAGGCACGTATGAAGCCGGGAGTTAAGACCCAAAATAAAACAAGAACGAAGAAAATAGCGA